The following are encoded in a window of Dryobates pubescens isolate bDryPub1 chromosome 25, bDryPub1.pri, whole genome shotgun sequence genomic DNA:
- the TXNRD2 gene encoding thioredoxin reductase 2, mitochondrial — MAALWRRREPLQGVSRLYRAVRALSGKNEYDLLVIGGGSGGLACAKEAAQFGRKVAVLDYVEPSPQGTKWGLGGTCVNVGCIPKKLMHQAALLGSALKDAQHYGWNIAQPVHHTWSVMAQAVQNYVKSLNWGHRVQLQDKKVKYFNMKGSFSDPHTVRGLTKAGKETTVTAENIVIATGGRPKYPTHIAGALEYGITSDDLFWLKESPGKTLVVGASYVSLECAGFLTGIGLDTTVMMRSIPLRGFDQQMASLVTEHMESYGTKFLKRCSPTKVEKLESNRLQVTWKNTDLGTEETDSFDTVIWAVGRAPDTKTLNLDAVGVKTNGETGKIIVDANEATSVPHIYAIGDITEGRPELTPTAIAAGKLLAQRLFGKSSELMDYDNVPTTVFTPLEYGCVGLSEEAAVQCYGSDNIEVYHAYYKPLEFTVAERDATQCYMKMVCLREREQRILGLHFIGPNAGEVIQGFALGIKCGATYPQLMKTVGIHPTCAEEITKLHITKRSGLDATVTGC, encoded by the exons ATGGCGGCGCTGTGGCGGAGGCGGGAGCCTCTCCAGGGAGTGTCGCGGCTGTACCGTGCGGTGCGAGCCCTTTCAG gaaagaatgAGTATGATCTTCTGGTAATTGGTGGAGGTTCTGGAGGCCTTGCTTGTGCAAAAGAAG CTGCTCAGTTTGGAAGGAAAGTGGCTGTTTTGGATTACGTGGAACCTTCTCCACAAG gaaccaaaTGGGGACTTGGTGGAACTTGTGTGAATGTTGGCTGCATTCCTAAAAAGCTTATGCATCAAGCAGCCCTTTTAGGGAGTGCCCTTAAAGATGCCCAACACTATGGCTGGAATATAGCCCAACCTGTTCATCATACCTG GTCTGTGATGGCACAAGCTGTTCAGAATTATGTGAAATCCTTGAACTGGGGACACAGAGTGCAACTACAAGACAA GAAGGTGAAATATTTCAACATGAAAGGGAGTTTTTCTGATCCGCACACAGTCCGTGGTTTAACAAAAGCAGGTAAAGag aCTACTGTAACTGCAGAAAATATTGTCATTGCTACTGGGGGAAGACCTAAGTATCCTACACAC ATTGCTGGTGCACTGGAGTATGGAATCACAAGTGATGATTTGTTCTGGTTAAAAGAATCTCCTGGGAAAAC GTTGGTTGTTGGAGCTAGCT ATGTTTCACTTGAGTGTGCTGGTTTTCTAACGGGTATTGGCTTGGACACTACAGTCATGATGAGAAGTATCCCACTTCGTGGGTTTGATCAG CAAATGGCATCTTTAGTAACTGAGCACATGGAATCTTACGGCACAAAATTTTTGAAGAGATGTTCCCCAACCAAAGTTGAAAAATTGGAGAGCAACAGATTGCAAGTCACCTGGAAAAATACTGACCTGGGCACAGAAGAAACTGATTCCTTTGACACAGTGATATGGGCAGTAG GCCGAGCTCCTGACACTAAAACTCTCAATTTGGATGCAGTTGGAGTGAAAACTAATGGTGAAACTGGAAAGATCATTGTTGATGCCAATGAAGCTACTTCTGTTCCTCACATTTATGCAATTGGAGACATAACAGAG GGCCGTCCTGAGTTAACACCCACAGCAATCGCTGCAGGAAAACTGCTGGCTCAGCGGCTTTTTGGCAAGTCATCAGAACTGATGGACTATGACAAT GTACCTACTACAGTTTTCACGCCTTTGGAATATGGTTGTGTTGGACTGTCAGAAGAAGCAGCTGTGCAATGTTATGGATCAGATAATATTGAG GTCTACCACGCATATTATAAACCTTTGGAGTTTACAGTGGCTGAAAGAGATGCAACTCAATGCTATATGAAA ATGGTGTGCTTACGAGAGAGAGAGCAACGAATACTTGGCCTTCATTTCATTGGACCAAATGCAGGCGAAGTTATTCAAGGATTTGCTCTTGGAATCAA